A stretch of Allostreptomyces psammosilenae DNA encodes these proteins:
- a CDS encoding alkaline phosphatase D family protein — MPPPPPGALGGAPAPAPATTALAPAFLHGVASGDPLPDGVLLWTRVTPHPGAGPGSGLGGEVEVSWEVAAAPDFSSVLVSGSTVTGPARDHTVKADVRGLSPATDYWYRFRCGQVVSAAGRTRTAPAHDAEVTRMRFGVVSCANWEAGYFSAYRHLAARGDLDAVLHLGDYLYEYGTGEYAARGRVVRVHEPAHEIVTLADYRARHAQYKTDPDLRALHAALPIVAIWDDHEFADNAWAGGAVNHQPDTEGDWTDRVAAAQQAYFEWMPVRQSDAGEVYRRLRFGRLVDLSLLDLRSYRSAPGDQGGRAGVDDPHRTLTGRAQMEWLKSGLAESDAAWHLVGNSVMISPVAFLKLPAYLLRPLAELLGLPKEGLAVNTDQWDGYTADRRELLEHLRRNRIGNTVFLTGDIHSAWASDVPGEAATYSTSGSLATEFVVTSVTSDNIDDMLKVPPRTVSSLAARIIRTANPHVKWVDLDSHGFGVLDVRAERAQMDYYALDDRTRPDSGAQWLRSYAVDTGSQRVRRADAPVR, encoded by the coding sequence ATGCCGCCCCCGCCGCCCGGCGCCCTGGGCGGCGCCCCGGCGCCCGCCCCCGCCACCACCGCCCTCGCCCCGGCCTTCCTGCACGGCGTGGCCTCCGGTGACCCGCTGCCGGACGGCGTCCTGCTGTGGACCCGGGTCACCCCCCATCCGGGCGCCGGGCCCGGATCCGGTCTGGGCGGCGAGGTGGAGGTGAGCTGGGAGGTGGCCGCCGCCCCGGACTTCTCCTCCGTCCTGGTCAGCGGCTCCACGGTGACCGGGCCGGCCCGCGACCACACCGTCAAGGCGGACGTCCGGGGGCTGTCCCCGGCCACCGACTACTGGTACCGGTTCCGCTGCGGCCAGGTGGTCTCGGCGGCCGGCCGCACCCGCACCGCCCCGGCCCACGACGCGGAGGTCACCCGGATGCGCTTCGGGGTCGTCTCCTGCGCCAACTGGGAGGCCGGCTACTTCAGCGCCTACCGGCACCTGGCCGCGCGGGGCGACCTGGACGCCGTGCTGCACCTCGGCGACTACCTGTACGAGTACGGCACCGGCGAGTACGCGGCGCGCGGCCGGGTGGTGCGGGTCCACGAGCCCGCGCACGAGATCGTCACGCTGGCCGACTACCGGGCCCGGCACGCCCAGTACAAGACCGACCCGGACCTGCGGGCGCTGCACGCCGCGCTGCCGATCGTCGCCATCTGGGACGACCACGAGTTCGCCGACAACGCGTGGGCCGGCGGGGCGGTCAACCACCAGCCGGACACCGAGGGCGACTGGACGGACCGGGTGGCCGCCGCCCAGCAGGCGTACTTCGAGTGGATGCCGGTCCGCCAGTCCGACGCCGGGGAGGTCTACCGGCGGCTGCGGTTCGGCCGCCTGGTCGACCTGTCCCTGCTGGACCTGCGGTCGTACCGCTCCGCCCCGGGCGACCAGGGCGGCCGGGCCGGGGTGGACGACCCGCACCGCACGCTCACCGGGCGCGCCCAGATGGAGTGGCTGAAGAGCGGGCTCGCCGAGTCCGACGCGGCCTGGCACCTGGTCGGCAACTCGGTGATGATCTCCCCGGTGGCGTTCCTGAAGCTCCCGGCCTACCTGCTGCGCCCGCTCGCCGAGCTGCTGGGCCTGCCCAAGGAGGGGCTGGCGGTCAACACCGACCAGTGGGACGGCTACACGGCCGACCGGCGGGAGCTCCTGGAGCACCTGCGGCGGAACCGGATCGGCAACACGGTCTTCCTCACCGGCGACATCCACTCGGCGTGGGCGAGCGACGTGCCGGGCGAGGCGGCGACCTACTCCACCTCGGGCAGCCTGGCCACGGAGTTCGTGGTCACCTCGGTGACCTCGGACAACATCGACGACATGCTGAAGGTGCCGCCGCGGACGGTCTCCTCGCTGGCCGCCCGGATCATCCGCACGGCCAACCCGCACGTGAAGTGGGTGGACCTGGACTCGCACGGCTTCGGCGTGCTGGACGTGCGGGCGGAGCGGGCCCAGATGGACTACTACGCCCTGGACGACCGCACCCGGCCGGACTCCGGCGCCCAGTGGCTGCGCTCCTACGCGGTGGACACCGGCAGCCAGCGGGTGCGTCGGGCGGACGCCCCGGTGCGCTGA
- a CDS encoding DUF2252 domain-containing protein, with product MSTSAVTGSGRLAAGDEERGATILEVFDSAFRALLDADPAAFRGKFRKMAASPFAFYRGSACLFYADLDAVGGDGRGGVGAEFLDERTSRVWIHGDLHAENFGSYMDSRGRLVFNVNDFDEAYVGPYLWDVLRLVASLALLGHAKALSDAVITELVRSCAGSYRRRIAELAGDGAGGTAAERAGRLTLDTATGPLLQVLQRARSRTRIGLLDSQTTVEDYERHFTLGGGAFRLDDATRQEVLAALESYHETLPRATRARPESYRIKDVCGRRGVGIGSAGLPSYNILLEGHSEALENDVIIYLKQGQTPAVSRFVTDQRVREYFAHEGHRTVVSQRALQAHADPWLGWTTIGGVGQLVAEVSPYAVDLDWDEINEPAEIRSVVEYLGAAAAAMHAVADDESGHSLVPFSTEEAIHQAVSRDPEGFDALLVDFAHGYGARTRADHRLFVDLFRNGRIAGL from the coding sequence ATGAGCACGAGTGCGGTGACGGGTTCGGGGCGGCTGGCGGCCGGGGACGAGGAGCGCGGCGCCACCATCCTGGAGGTGTTCGACTCCGCCTTCCGCGCGCTGCTGGACGCCGACCCGGCCGCGTTCCGCGGGAAGTTCCGGAAGATGGCGGCGTCGCCGTTCGCCTTCTACCGGGGCTCGGCCTGCCTGTTCTACGCGGACCTCGACGCTGTCGGCGGCGACGGCCGCGGCGGGGTGGGCGCGGAGTTCCTGGACGAGCGCACCAGCCGGGTGTGGATCCACGGTGACCTGCACGCGGAGAACTTCGGCAGCTACATGGACTCCCGCGGCCGGCTGGTGTTCAACGTCAACGACTTCGACGAGGCGTACGTCGGCCCCTACCTGTGGGACGTGCTGCGCCTGGTGGCCAGCCTGGCGCTGCTCGGCCACGCCAAGGCGCTGAGCGACGCGGTGATCACCGAGCTGGTCCGCTCCTGCGCCGGCTCCTACCGGCGGCGGATCGCCGAGCTGGCCGGGGACGGGGCGGGCGGCACGGCCGCGGAGCGCGCCGGCCGGCTGACCCTGGACACCGCCACCGGACCGCTGCTCCAGGTGCTCCAGCGGGCCCGCTCACGGACCCGGATCGGGCTGCTGGACTCGCAGACCACGGTGGAGGACTACGAGCGGCACTTCACGCTGGGCGGCGGGGCGTTCCGGCTGGACGACGCGACCCGGCAGGAGGTGCTGGCGGCGCTGGAGTCGTACCACGAGACGCTGCCGCGGGCGACCCGGGCGCGGCCGGAGAGCTACCGGATCAAGGACGTCTGCGGCCGGCGCGGCGTGGGGATCGGCAGCGCCGGCCTGCCGTCGTACAACATCCTGCTGGAGGGGCACAGCGAGGCCCTGGAGAACGACGTCATCATCTACCTCAAGCAGGGGCAGACCCCGGCGGTGAGCCGCTTCGTGACCGACCAGCGGGTGCGGGAGTACTTCGCGCACGAGGGCCACCGCACGGTGGTCTCGCAGCGCGCGCTGCAGGCGCACGCCGACCCGTGGCTGGGCTGGACGACGATCGGCGGGGTCGGCCAGCTGGTCGCCGAGGTCTCCCCGTACGCGGTGGACCTGGACTGGGACGAGATCAACGAGCCGGCCGAGATCCGGTCGGTCGTGGAGTACCTGGGCGCCGCCGCCGCCGCGATGCACGCGGTGGCCGACGACGAGTCGGGGCACTCGCTGGTGCCGTTCTCCACCGAGGAGGCGATCCACCAGGCGGTCTCCCGCGACCCGGAGGGCTTCGACGCGCTGCTGGTGGACTTCGCGCACGGCTACGGCGCCCGGACCCGGGCCGACCACCGGCTGTTCGTGGACCTGTTCCGCAACGGGCGGATCGCCGGGCTCTGA
- the dnaE gene encoding DNA polymerase III subunit alpha — protein MSDPFVHLHVHTEYSLLDGAARLKDMFKEADRLGMPAVAMTDHGNLHGAHDFYTQATKAGITPIIGIEAYVAPESRTNKKRILWGTPAQKRDDVSGSGAYTHKTIWARNKEGLHNLFKLSSRSYAEGWLVKWPRMDQEIIAEHAAGLMATTGCPSGVVQTRLRLGQFDEALKSAAEYQDIFGKDNYFLELMDHGIEIERRVRDGLLEIARKLKIPPVVTNDSHYTYAEEATAHDVLLCVQTGKTLDTPDRFKFDGSGYYLKSADEMRAIDSSDAWQEGCRNTLVIAERVDTTGMFEFKNLMPRFPVPEGETEESLFRAEVWRGMERRYPDGIDEAHRKQVEYEMDIIVQMGFPSYFLVVADFIMWAKNNGIAVGPGRGSAAGSLVAYAMGITDLDPLQHGLIFERFLNPERVSMPDIDIDFDERRRGDVIRYVTEKWGSDKVAQIATYGRIKAKNAIKDAGRVLGYPYAMGDKITKAMPPDVMGKGIPLSGITDPEHPRYNEAGEVRGLYENEPDVKKVIDTARGLEGLVRQMGVHAAGVIMSAETITDHIPVWVRHTDGVVITQFDYPTCESLGLLKMDFLGLRNLTIMDDALKNIEKNKGKKVVLMDLTLDDPATYELLSRGDTLGVFQFDGGPMRSLLRLMKPDNFEDISAVGALYRPGPMGVNSHTNYALRKNGQQEITPIHPELEEPLREVLEPTYGLIVYQEQVQRAAQILAGYTLGQADLLRRAMGKKKKEILDKEFIPFRDGCRERGYSDEAIQAVWDVLVPFAGYAFNKAHSAAYGLVSYWTAYLKANYPAEYMAALLTSVKDDKDKMALYLNECRRMGIQVLPPDVNESDADFTPQGDTQIRFGLTAVRNVGANVVDSIIRTRKSKGKYASFPDFLDKVEAVVCNKRTIESLIKAGAYDSLGHTRKGLVERYEPMIDNVVGVKRKEAEGQFDLFGGDVQEEDTPAFGLDVEFSPDEWEKSFLLANEREMLGLYVSDHPLQGLEHLLADKADCAIAQLGEERPDGAVVTIGGIISGLQRKMTKQGNAWAIATIEDLAGSIDAMFFPASYQLVSTQLTEDAVVFVKGRLDKREDVPRLVAMELMVPDLTDYGTDQPVVITIPTVKVTPPIVARLGEVLASHPGNTEVRVKLLGSTKTTVLRLDRHRVTSDPALFGDLKALLGPSCLAG, from the coding sequence GTGTCCGACCCCTTCGTCCACCTCCACGTCCACACCGAGTACTCGCTGCTGGACGGCGCCGCCCGGCTCAAGGACATGTTCAAGGAGGCGGACCGGCTGGGGATGCCCGCGGTGGCCATGACCGACCACGGCAACCTGCACGGCGCGCACGACTTCTACACCCAGGCCACCAAGGCCGGCATCACCCCGATCATCGGCATCGAGGCGTACGTCGCCCCGGAGTCCCGCACCAACAAGAAGCGCATCCTGTGGGGCACCCCCGCGCAGAAGCGCGACGACGTCTCCGGCTCCGGCGCCTACACCCACAAGACCATCTGGGCCCGCAACAAGGAGGGCCTGCACAACCTGTTCAAGCTCTCCTCCCGCTCCTACGCGGAGGGCTGGCTGGTCAAGTGGCCCCGGATGGACCAGGAGATCATCGCCGAGCACGCGGCCGGCCTGATGGCCACCACCGGCTGCCCCTCCGGCGTCGTGCAGACCCGGCTGCGCCTCGGCCAGTTCGACGAGGCGCTGAAGTCCGCCGCCGAGTACCAGGACATCTTCGGCAAGGACAACTACTTCCTGGAGCTGATGGACCACGGCATCGAGATCGAGCGCCGGGTCCGCGACGGCCTGCTGGAGATCGCCAGGAAGCTCAAGATCCCCCCGGTGGTCACCAACGACAGCCACTACACGTACGCCGAAGAGGCCACCGCGCACGACGTCCTGCTGTGCGTGCAGACCGGCAAGACCCTCGACACGCCCGACCGCTTCAAGTTCGACGGCTCCGGCTACTACCTGAAGTCCGCCGACGAGATGCGCGCCATCGACTCCTCCGACGCCTGGCAGGAGGGCTGCCGCAACACCCTGGTGATCGCCGAGCGCGTCGACACCACCGGCATGTTCGAGTTCAAGAACCTCATGCCGCGGTTCCCGGTGCCCGAGGGCGAGACCGAGGAGTCCCTCTTCCGCGCCGAGGTCTGGCGCGGCATGGAGCGGCGCTACCCGGACGGGATCGACGAGGCCCACCGCAAGCAGGTCGAGTACGAGATGGACATCATCGTCCAGATGGGGTTCCCCTCGTACTTCCTCGTCGTCGCGGACTTCATCATGTGGGCCAAGAACAACGGCATCGCCGTCGGCCCCGGCCGGGGCTCCGCCGCCGGCTCCCTGGTCGCCTACGCCATGGGCATCACCGACCTCGACCCGCTCCAGCACGGGCTGATCTTCGAGCGGTTCCTCAACCCCGAGCGCGTCTCCATGCCCGACATCGACATCGACTTCGACGAGCGCCGGCGCGGCGACGTGATCCGCTACGTCACCGAGAAGTGGGGCTCCGACAAGGTCGCCCAGATCGCCACCTACGGCCGGATCAAGGCCAAGAACGCCATCAAGGACGCCGGCCGCGTCCTCGGCTACCCCTACGCCATGGGCGACAAGATCACCAAGGCGATGCCGCCGGACGTCATGGGCAAGGGCATCCCGCTGTCCGGCATCACCGACCCGGAGCACCCCCGCTACAACGAGGCCGGCGAGGTCCGCGGGCTCTACGAGAACGAGCCGGACGTCAAGAAGGTCATCGACACCGCCCGCGGCCTCGAGGGCCTGGTCCGCCAGATGGGCGTGCACGCCGCCGGCGTCATCATGTCCGCGGAGACCATCACCGACCACATCCCGGTCTGGGTGCGCCACACCGACGGCGTCGTCATCACGCAGTTCGACTACCCGACCTGCGAGTCGCTCGGCCTGCTGAAGATGGACTTCCTGGGCCTGCGCAACCTGACCATCATGGACGACGCCCTCAAGAACATCGAGAAGAACAAGGGCAAGAAGGTCGTCCTGATGGACCTGACCCTCGACGACCCGGCCACCTACGAACTGCTCTCCCGCGGCGACACCCTCGGCGTCTTCCAGTTCGACGGCGGCCCCATGCGCTCCCTGCTGCGCCTGATGAAGCCCGACAACTTCGAGGACATCTCCGCGGTCGGCGCCCTGTACCGCCCCGGCCCGATGGGCGTGAACTCGCACACCAACTACGCGCTGCGCAAGAACGGCCAGCAGGAGATCACCCCCATCCACCCGGAGCTGGAAGAACCGCTCCGGGAGGTGCTGGAGCCCACCTACGGCCTGATCGTCTACCAGGAGCAGGTGCAGCGCGCCGCCCAGATCCTCGCCGGCTACACCCTCGGCCAGGCCGACCTGCTGCGCCGCGCCATGGGCAAGAAGAAGAAGGAGATCCTGGACAAGGAGTTCATCCCCTTCCGGGACGGCTGCCGCGAGCGCGGCTACTCCGACGAGGCGATCCAGGCCGTCTGGGACGTCCTCGTGCCCTTCGCCGGCTACGCCTTCAACAAGGCCCACTCCGCCGCCTACGGCCTGGTGTCCTACTGGACCGCCTACCTCAAGGCCAACTACCCGGCCGAGTACATGGCGGCGCTGCTCACCTCGGTCAAGGACGACAAGGACAAGATGGCGCTCTACCTCAACGAGTGCCGCCGCATGGGCATCCAGGTCCTCCCGCCGGACGTCAACGAGTCCGACGCCGACTTCACCCCGCAGGGTGACACCCAGATCCGCTTCGGCCTGACCGCCGTGCGCAACGTCGGCGCCAACGTCGTCGACTCGATCATCCGCACCCGGAAGTCCAAGGGGAAGTACGCCTCCTTCCCCGACTTCCTGGACAAGGTCGAGGCCGTCGTCTGCAACAAGCGCACCATCGAGTCGCTGATCAAGGCCGGCGCCTACGACTCCCTCGGCCACACCCGCAAGGGCCTGGTCGAGCGGTACGAGCCGATGATCGACAACGTGGTGGGCGTCAAGCGCAAGGAGGCCGAGGGGCAGTTCGACCTGTTCGGCGGCGACGTCCAGGAGGAGGACACCCCCGCCTTCGGCCTGGACGTGGAGTTCTCCCCCGACGAGTGGGAGAAGTCCTTCCTGCTCGCCAACGAGCGCGAGATGCTCGGCCTATACGTCTCCGACCACCCGCTCCAGGGCCTGGAGCACCTGCTCGCCGACAAGGCCGACTGCGCCATCGCCCAGCTCGGCGAGGAACGCCCGGACGGCGCCGTGGTCACCATCGGCGGCATCATCTCCGGCCTCCAGCGCAAGATGACCAAGCAGGGCAACGCCTGGGCCATCGCCACCATCGAGGACCTCGCCGGCTCCATCGACGCGATGTTCTTCCCCGCCTCCTACCAGCTGGTCTCCACCCAGCTCACCGAGGACGCGGTGGTCTTCGTCAAGGGCCGCCTGGACAAGCGCGAGGACGTGCCCCGCCTCGTCGCCATGGAACTGATGGTCCCCGACCTCACCGACTACGGCACCGACCAGCCGGTCGTCATCACCATCCCCACCGTCAAGGTCACCCCGCCGATCGTCGCCCGCCTCGGCGAGGTCCTGGCCAGCCACCCCGGCAACACCGAGGTGCGGGTCAAGCTGCTCGGCTCCACCAAGACCACCGTGCTCCGCCTCGACCGCCACCGGGTCACCTCCGACCCCGCCCTCTTCGGCGACCTCAAGGCCCTCCTCGGCCCCTCCTGCCTGGCGGGGTGA
- a CDS encoding Uma2 family endonuclease: MSAMALEQVRSHVLAAHAAMDVPEGFRAEVIGGKIVLAPTAAMGHARIVKWLERELPAVGGCGSYQAVTIDLPSTGERYIPDLAVLRDDGLPDDEWLIPAPSVELVVEVVSPGNAETDRVRKVRGYARSGIPLYLLVDPLERRLTLFSEPSDGHYTVNLGVDLGKEITLPEPFSHTLDTSGCPGT; encoded by the coding sequence ATGAGCGCCATGGCGCTGGAACAGGTCCGCTCGCACGTCCTCGCGGCGCACGCCGCGATGGACGTCCCCGAGGGTTTCCGGGCCGAGGTCATCGGAGGAAAGATCGTGCTGGCGCCGACGGCGGCGATGGGGCATGCCCGCATCGTCAAGTGGCTGGAACGGGAACTGCCCGCCGTCGGCGGCTGCGGTTCCTACCAGGCCGTCACCATCGACCTGCCGTCGACCGGGGAGCGGTACATCCCCGACCTCGCCGTGCTGCGGGACGACGGGCTGCCGGACGACGAGTGGCTCATCCCGGCCCCATCGGTGGAACTCGTCGTCGAGGTGGTCTCGCCGGGCAACGCCGAGACCGACCGGGTCCGCAAGGTCCGTGGCTACGCCCGCTCCGGCATCCCGCTGTACCTCCTGGTCGACCCGCTGGAGCGGCGCCTCACCCTGTTCTCCGAGCCCAGCGACGGGCACTACACGGTCAACCTGGGCGTTGACCTGGGTAAGGAGATCACCCTGCCCGAGCCCTTCTCGCACACCCTGGACACCAGCGGCTGTCCCGGGACGTAG
- a CDS encoding NYN domain-containing protein yields the protein MDRCVVLVDAGYLLGAAASLLAGDPARSRIAVDHQLLVSSLRERAEYETGRPLLRIYWFDAAPDRVPQPDHRRLRVLPRVTVRLGALTRTDGRWAQKGVDAAMHATLSELARNQACSDVVLVTGDGDLLPGLVAAKEHGVAVHLWAVQAADGDYNQSEDLVAEADERRVLDRTWITRSIRAREAVCGPETLPEYAALLAAPGPAGSPSLLAAHAPAGPSGPAGRDGRVGAGIIPGVVADTGGPGGTAASAETAGRGTASPGPNGGDERSTAPSVAGGPQRPPAPHRPSVPTPKDLAGLAAGRLAGTFGTGNGSSGPGTAGASNGASNGASNAASNGASNGTGGSGAGGTGAPGGTTTTAGGSGTGTAGGTLPTANGVHVNGASQAHSAVLRWSSDRGLVDRVPADVDGGGNLPTLAQITTSAQRWADREEDMTSVGGDPLEVGQVFARRWSERLSDRAHLREMWSHYPRVPHRIDGELLRYAAHFGLLGHKDDQIDEQDRYAIRAGFWREIGRRVDSLAE from the coding sequence ATGGACCGCTGTGTCGTTCTCGTCGACGCCGGATACCTGCTGGGTGCCGCCGCCAGCCTGCTGGCCGGCGACCCGGCACGCTCCCGCATCGCCGTGGACCACCAACTCCTGGTCTCCTCACTGCGCGAACGCGCCGAGTACGAGACCGGCAGACCCCTGCTGCGCATCTACTGGTTCGACGCCGCCCCCGATCGCGTGCCGCAACCCGACCACCGCCGACTGCGCGTGCTCCCCCGGGTCACCGTGCGCCTGGGCGCGCTGACCCGCACCGACGGCCGCTGGGCGCAGAAGGGCGTGGACGCCGCCATGCACGCCACCCTCTCCGAGCTCGCCCGCAACCAGGCCTGCTCGGACGTGGTGCTGGTCACCGGGGACGGCGACCTCCTCCCCGGCCTGGTGGCCGCCAAGGAGCACGGCGTGGCCGTCCACCTGTGGGCCGTGCAGGCCGCCGACGGCGACTACAACCAGTCCGAGGACCTCGTCGCCGAGGCCGACGAACGCCGCGTGCTGGACCGCACCTGGATCACCCGCTCCATCCGTGCGCGCGAGGCCGTGTGCGGACCGGAGACCCTCCCCGAGTACGCCGCGCTGCTCGCCGCCCCCGGCCCCGCCGGCAGCCCCTCCCTGCTGGCCGCCCACGCCCCCGCCGGGCCGTCAGGTCCCGCCGGCCGGGACGGCCGGGTGGGCGCCGGCATCATCCCCGGCGTCGTCGCGGACACCGGCGGACCGGGCGGAACGGCGGCCTCCGCGGAGACCGCCGGCCGCGGCACCGCCTCCCCGGGCCCCAACGGCGGCGACGAACGCTCCACCGCCCCCTCGGTGGCGGGCGGCCCGCAGCGCCCACCCGCCCCCCACCGGCCCTCCGTGCCCACCCCCAAGGACCTCGCCGGCCTCGCCGCCGGCCGGCTCGCCGGCACCTTCGGCACCGGCAACGGCTCCTCCGGCCCGGGCACCGCCGGCGCGTCCAACGGCGCGTCCAACGGCGCTTCCAACGCCGCGTCCAACGGAGCGTCCAACGGAACGGGCGGCAGCGGAGCGGGCGGAACCGGCGCCCCCGGCGGCACGACCACCACGGCAGGCGGCTCCGGCACCGGCACCGCCGGCGGGACGCTGCCCACCGCCAACGGCGTGCACGTCAACGGCGCGTCGCAGGCCCACTCCGCCGTGCTGCGGTGGTCCTCCGACCGCGGGCTGGTGGACCGCGTCCCGGCGGACGTCGACGGCGGCGGCAACCTCCCCACCCTCGCCCAGATCACCACCAGCGCACAGCGCTGGGCCGACCGCGAGGAGGACATGACCAGCGTCGGCGGTGACCCCCTGGAAGTCGGCCAGGTCTTCGCCCGCCGCTGGAGCGAACGCCTCTCCGACCGCGCCCACCTGCGCGAGATGTGGAGCCACTACCCGCGCGTCCCGCACCGCATCGACGGGGAACTGCTGCGCTACGCCGCCCACTTCGGACTGCTCGGCCACAAGGACGACCAGATCGACGAACAGGACCGGTACGCCATCCGCGCCGGCTTCTGGCGCGAGATCGGCCGCCGGGTGGACAGCCTGGCCGAGTGA